A region from the Brassica napus cultivar Da-Ae chromosome C8, Da-Ae, whole genome shotgun sequence genome encodes:
- the LOC106453134 gene encoding 2,3-bisphosphoglycerate-independent phosphoglycerate mutase 1 has translation MATNSAWKLDDHPKLPKGKTIALIVLDGWGESAPDEYNCIHTAPTPTMDSLKNGRPDTWTLIKAHGTAVGLPSEDDMGNSEVGHNALGAGRIFAQGAKLCDIALASGKIFDGEGFKYVSESFEKNTLHFVGLLSDGGVHSRLDQLQLLIKGSAERGAKRIRVHILTDGRDVLDGSSVGFVEILEADLAKLRENGVDAQIASGGGRMYVTLDRYENDWGVVKRGWDAQVLGEAPHKFKNAVEAVKTLRKEPGANDQYLPPFVIVDDAGKAVGPIVDGDAVVTFNFRADRMVMHAKALEYEDFDKFDRVRFPKIRYAGMLEYDGELKLPSRYLVSPPEIDRTSGEYLTHNGVSTFACSETVKFGHVTFFWNGNRSGYFNEKLEQYVEIPSDSGISFNVKPKMKALEIAEKARDAILSGKFDQVRVNLPNSDMVGHTGDIDATVVACEAADVAVKMILDAIEQVKGIYVVTADHGNAEDMVKRDKAGKPALDKEGKLQILTSHTLKPVPIAIGGPGLSEGVRFRKDLEIPGLANVAATVMNLHGFVAPADYEPTLIEVVE, from the exons ATGGCTACCAACTCCGCCTGGAAACTAGATGACCACCCCAAGCTCCCCAAGGGCAAAACCATCGCCTTGATCGTCTTAGATGGCTGGGGTGAATCTGCCCCTGATGAGTACAACTGCATCCACACCGCTCCTACTCCCACCATGGATTCTCTTAAAAAC GGACGTCCTGATACATGGACGTTGATCAAAGCTCATGGAACTGCTGTTGGACTCCCTAGTGAAGACGATATGGGAAACAGTGAGGTCGGTCACAATGCTCTCGGAGCTGGTCGTATCTTCGCTCAAGGTGCTAAGCTTTGCGACATTGCTCTCGCTTCCGGCAAAATCTTCGACGGTGAAGGCTTCAAATATGTCTCTGAGTCTTTCGAGAAGAACACTTTGCACTTCGTTGGACTTCTCAGTGACGGTGGAGTCCACTCTCGTCTCGACCAGCTCCAA TTGCTGATCAAGGGTTCCGCTGAACGTGGTGCTAAGAGAATCCGTGTCCATATTCTTACTGATGGTCGTGATGTTTTGGATGGTTCAAGTGTCGGATTCGTGGAGATTCTCGAAGCCGACCTCGCTAAGTTGCGCGAGAACGGTGTGGATGCTCAGATTGCCTCTGGTGGAGGTCGTATGTACGTGACTCTGGACCGGTACGAGAACGATTGGGGTGTTGTGAAGCGTGGCTGGGACGCTCAGGTGCTTGGAGAAGCTCCCCACAAGTTCAAAAACGCTGTTGAAGCTGTCAAGACTCTGAGGAAGGAGCCTGGCGCTAACGACCAGTACCTCCCTCCGTTTGTGATTGTTGACGACGCAGGGAAAGCCGTTGGTCCTATCGTGGACGGTGATGCAGTTGTCACGTTCAACTTCAGGGCTGACCGTATGGTTATGCACGCCAAGGCGCTTGAGTACGAGGACTTTGACAAGTTTGACCGCGTGAGGTTCCCAAAGATCCGTTACGCTGGTATGCTTGAGTATGATGGAGAGCTAAAGCTTCCGAGCCGTTACCTTGTTTCTCCCCCGGAGATTGATAGAACCTCTGGTGAATATTTGACTCACAATGGCGTCAGTActtttgcttgcag TGAGACGGTCAAGTTTGGGCATGTGACATTCTTCTGGAATGGAAACCGATCAGGATATTTCAACGAGAAACTGGAGCAGTATGTTGAAATCCCAAGTGACAGTGGAATCTCATTCAATGTCAAGCCAAAGATGAAGGCATTGGAGATTGCTGAGAAGGCGAGGGACGCGATTCTAAGTGGCAAGTTTGATCAGGTGCGAGTTAACTTGCCAAACAGTGATATGGTTGGACATACAGGTGACATTGATGCAACGGTTGTTGCTTGCGAGGCTGCAGATGTTGCTGTGAAG ATGATCCTAGATGCAATTGAACAAGTGAAAGGCATTTACGTTGTGACTGCTGATCACGGAAACGCAGAGGACATGGTTAAGAGGGATAAGGCTGGAAAGCCTGCTTTGGATAAAGAAGGGAAGCTTCAGATTCTTACCTCCCACACTCTCAAACCA GTGCCAATTGCCATTGGAGGACCAGGACTGTCTGAAGGAGTGAGGTTCCGCAAGGATCTGGAGATACCAGGACTTGCCAATGTAGCTGCTACCGTGATGAACCTCCATGGATTTGTGGCTCCCGCAGACTACGAGCCCACCCTTATTGAAGTTGTGGAGTAG
- the LOC106453136 gene encoding U2 small nuclear ribonucleoprotein A'-like, whose translation MVKLTADLIWNSPHFFNAIKERELELRGNKIPVIENLGATEDQFDTIDLSDNEIVKLENFPLLNRLGTLIVNNNRITRINPNIGEFLPKLHTLVLTNNRLVNLVEIDPLASIPKLQYLSLLDNNITKKPNYRLYVIHKLKSLRVLDFIKVKAKERAEAAALFTSKEAEEEVKKVSQEVVQKVSDTTEDAEAPKVVAPTQEQILAIKAAIVNSQTIEEIARLEQALKFGQVPAGLVVPDPASGVNDGSGPMEE comes from the exons ATGGTGAAGCTCACAGCTGATTTGATCTGGAACAGTCCTCACTTCTTCAACGCCATCAAGGAGCGAGAATTGGAGCTACGAG GCAACAAGATTCCTGTAATCGAGAACTTGGGTGCTACTGAG gaCCAGTTCGATACAATAGATCTGTCTGATAATGAGATAGTTAAGCTAGAGAATTTTCCGCTTCTCAACCGGTTAGGAACTCTGATTGTAAATAACAATCGGATCACCAGGATAAACCCTAACATTGGAG AGTTCTTGCCGAAGCTGCACACTTTGGTTCTTACGAACAACAGGCTTGTGAATTTGGTTGAGATTGATCCCCTTGCCTCCATCCCAAAGCTTCAGTACCTTAGTTTGTTGGATAATAATATCACCAAGAAGCCAAATTATCGCCTTTATGTGATTCACAAGCTTAAATCACTTCGAGTGCTGGATTTCATTAAAGTCAAAGCTAAG GAGAGAGCTGAAGCTGCGGCTTTGTTTACATCTAAGGAAGCAGAAGAAGAGGTTAAGAAGGTATCTCAGGAGGTGGTTCAAAAAGTTTCAGATACTACAGAAGATGCAGAGGCTCCAAAAGTGGTGGCCCCAACACAGGAGCAGATTTTAGCTATCAAG GCTGCAATTGTCAATTCCCAGACGATAGAAGAAATTGCCAGACTCGAACAGGCTTTGAAGTTTGGCCAGGTTCCTGCAGGCCTGGTAGTTCCTGATCCTGCATCTGGTGTTAATGACGGTTCTGGTCCTATGGAG GAATAG
- the LOC106453139 gene encoding universal stress protein PHOS34, giving the protein MDVSGSLTCVVVAVDGSEVSMEALKWALDNLKLSPSSPDSSFVVLHVQPSPSITAGVSPGTIPFGGPSGVEVPAFAAAIEQHQKRITDAILEHARQIYADRSVNVKTQVVVGDPKDKICETVENLNADLLVLGSRAYGPIKRMFLGSVSSYCTNHAHCPVVIIKPKEDSPE; this is encoded by the exons ATGGATGTCTCGGGAAGCTTGACTTGCGTCGTCGTGGCTGTAGATGGAAGCGAGGTGAGCATGGAAGCTCTAAAGTGGGCTCTGGACAACCTCAAGCTCTCACCGTCTTCTCCCGATTCATCGTTCGTCGTCCTCCATGTCCAGCCTTCGCCTTCTATCACCGCAGGCGTTAGCCCCGGCACCATCCCTTTCGGTGGTCCCA GTGGTGTGGAGGTTCCTGCGTTCGCCGCTGCGATCGAGCAGCACCAGAAGAGGATCACCGATGCGATACTCGAACACGCTCGTCAAATCTATGCTGATAGATCG GTGAATGTGAAAACGCAAGTGGTTGTTGGAGATCCCAAGGATAAGATCTGCGAGACTGTTGAGAATTTGAACGCTGATTTGCTTGTCTTGGGTTCTCGTGCTTATGGCCCCATTAAGAG GATGTTTCTGGGAAGTGTAAGCAGCTACTGCACCAACCACGCTCACTGTCCTGTTGTGATAATTAAACCCAAGGAGGATTCTCCTGAATAA
- the LOC106453135 gene encoding aspartyl protease AED3 codes for MASSTLHFFFVALLLPFTLTTATRDTCATAAPDGSDDLSIIPVNARCSPFAANPTSTSVMDTVLHMASADSHRLIYLSSLVADKPNRTSVPIASANQLLHTGNYVVRSRLGTPPQLMFMVLDTSNDAVWLPCSGCSGCSTAATAACFNPNSSSTYSTVSCSAAECTQARGLTCPSSSPSPPSTCSFNQSYGGGSSFSASLVQDTLTLASDVISNFSFGCINSASGNSLPPQGLMGLGRGPTSLISQTTSLYSGVFSYCLPSFRSFYFSGSLKLGPMGQPRSIRYTPLLRSAHRPSLYYVNLTGVSVGPTQVPVDPTYLTFDSNSGAGTIIDSGTVITRFVQPVYEAIRDEFRSQVKGPFSTLGAFDTCFAADSDSLAPKVTLHMTSLDLKLPVENTLIHSSAGTLACLSMAGIPLNANAVLNVIANLQQQNLRILFDVPNSRLGIATEACN; via the coding sequence ATGGCCTCCTCGACCCTCCATTTCTTCTTCGTGGCCCTTCTCTTGCCGTTCACGCTAACCACCGCTACACGTGACACATGTGCGACCGCCGCTCCCGATGGTTCCGACGATCTCTCAATCATCCCCGTTAACGCCAGATGCTCACCTTTCGCAGCAAATCCTACCTCCACCTCCGTCATGGACACCGTCCTCCACATGGCCTCCGCAGACTCTCACCGCCTCATCTACCTCTCGAGCCTCGTCGCCGACAAACCCAACCGAACCTCCGTCCCTATAGCCTCCGCTAACCAGCTCCTCCACACCGGCAACTACGTCGTCCGATCCAGGCTCGGCACTCCTCCTCAGCTCATGTTCATGGTCCTAGACACCAGCAACGACGCCGTTTGGCTCCCTTGCTCCGGCTGCTCGGGCTGTTCCACCGCCGCAACCGCCGCTTGCTTCAATCCCAACTCCTCCTCCACATACTCCACCGTCTCTTGCTCCGCCGCAGAATGCACGCAAGCACGTGGCCTCACGTGCCCATCCTCCTCGCCGTCACCACCGTCCACCTGCTCCTTCAACCAATCATACGGCGGAGGTTCGTCATTCTCCGCCTCGCTCGTCCAAGACACGCTGACGTTAGCCTCTGACGTCATCTCAAACTTCTCATTCGGATGCATCAACTCTGCTTCCGGGAACTCTCTACCACCGCAAGGACTAATGGGCCTGGGACGTGGGCCCACGTCGTTAATCTCCCAAACGACGTCGCTTTACTCAGGCGTGTTCTCGTACTGCCTCCCTAGCTTCAGGTCGTTCTACTTCTCCGGGTCGTTGAAACTGGGCCCGATGGGCCAACCGAGATCCATCAGATACACTCCTCTCCTCCGCAGCGCTCACCGTCCTTCACTTTACTACGTCAATCTCACCGGAGTGAGTGTGGGACCCACACAGGTCCCCGTTGACCCTACGTACTTGACGTTTGACTCAAATTCAGGCGCCGGTACGATAATCGATTCCGGTACTGTGATCACCCGGTTTGTCCAACCGGTTTACGAGGCAATCAGAGACGAGTTTAGGAGCCAGGTGAAAGGCCCGTTCTCGACGCTGGGAGCGTTCGACACGTGTTTCGCGGCGGATAGCGATAGCTTGGCGCCAAAGGTAACGCTGCACATGACGTCACTCGATTTGAAGCTGCCGGTGGAGAACACGCTTATACACAGCAGCGCGGGAACGCTGGCGTGTCTGTCGATGGCGGGGATACCGCTGAACGCGAACGCTGTTCTGAACGTGATCGCGAATCTCCAGCAGCAGAATCTGAGGATCTTGTTTGATGTTCCTAATTCTCGCCTAGGTATTGCTACTGAGGCATGCAACTAA
- the LOC106453133 gene encoding cell division cycle 5-like protein produces the protein MRIMIKGGVWKNTEDEILKAAVMKYGKNQWARISSLLVRKSAKQCKARWYEWLDPSIKKTEWTREEDEKLLHLAKLLPTQWRTIAPIVGRTPSQCLERYEKLLDAACTKDESYEAADDPRKLRPGEIDPNPESKPARPDPVDMDEDEKEMLSEARARLANTRGKKAKRKAREKQLEEARRLASLQKRRELKAAGIGNSHRKRKRKGIDYNAEIPFEKRAPAGFYDTADEDRPADQVKFPTTIEDLEGRRRADVEAQLRRQDVARNKIAERRDAPAAILQANKMNDPEAVRKRSKLMLPPPQISDHELEEIAKMGYASDLLAENEELTEGSAATRALLANYSQTPRQGMTPMRTPQRTPAGKGDAIMMEAENLARLRDSQTPLLGGDNPELHPSDFTGVTPRKKEIQTPNPMLTPSMTPSMTPGGAGLTPRLGLTPSRDGSSFAMTPRGTPFRDELHINEDMDMHESAKLEGQRREEARRSLRTGLTGLPQPRNEYQIVAQPPPEESEEQEEKIEEDMSDKIAREKAEEEARQQALLRKRSKVLQRDLPRPPAASLELIKNSLLSANGDKSSVVPPTPEEVADKLVRRELLQLLEHDNAKYPLDGKAEKKKGAKNRANSSGSQVTPIEDFEENDLEEADKMIKEEGKFLCKAMGNENKTLEDFVKAHDDCVKDLMYFPTRNAYGPSSVAVKAEKVAALQVEMENARKKMEEDEKKAEHMKAKYKTYTKGHEKRAETVWSQIEASLKQIEIGGTEVECFKALKRQEEMAASFRKKNLEEEVVKQKETERKLQASYGELLSTLEKAEEIMVGFRVQALKQADVEDSHNLKEAKLATGEEEDVAISTEASS, from the exons ATGAGGATTATGATCAAGGGAGGTGTGTGGAAGAACACCGAAGATGAGATCCTCAAAGCCGCCGTGATGAAGTACGGCAAGAACCAATGGGCTCGGATCTCGTCTCTCCTTGTTCGCAAGTCTGCTAAACAGTGTAAAGCTCGTTGGTACGAATGGCTCGATCCTTCTATCAAAAAG ACTGAATGGActagagaagaagatgagaagcTTCTACATCTTGCCAAACTACTACCTACTCAGTGGAGAACTATTGCTCCTATTGTGGGGCGTACACCCTCTCAGTGCCTTGAGAGGTACGAGAAGCTTCTTGACGCAGCGTGCACTAAGGACGAGAGTTACGAAGCAGCGGATGATCCGAGAAAGCTGCGTCCCGGTGAGATCGACCCCAACCCGGAATCGAAGCCTGCTCGCCCTGATCCGGTGGATATGGACGAAGACGAGAAAGAAATGCTTTCTGAAGCGAGGGCGAGGTTGGCTAACACTAGGGGGAAGAAGGCTAAGAGAAAAGCTAGAGAGAAGCAGCTCGAGGAAGCGAGGAGGCTTGCTTCTTTGCAGAAGAGGAGAGAGTTGAAGGCGGCTGGGATTGGTAATAGTCATAGGAAAAGGAAACGGAAGGGGATTGATTATAATGCGGAGATTCCTTTTGAGAAGAGGGCGCCTGCGGGGTTTTATGATACTGCTGATGAAGATCGTCCTGCTGATCAGGTGAAGTTTCCGACAACCATTGAGGATCTTGAAGGGAGAAGAAGAGCTGATGTGGAAGCGCAGTTGCGCAGACAAGATGTTGCGAGGAACAAAATTGCTGAGAGAAGGGATGCTCCAGCAGCTATATTGCAAGCGAATAAGATGAATGATCCTGAAGCTGTTAGGAAGAGGTCGAAGCTAATGTTACCGCCACCGCAGATTTCAGATCACGAGTTAGAGGAGATTGCAAAGATGGGGTACGCTAGCGATCTTCTTGCGGAGAATGAGGAGCTAACAGAAGGCAGTGCTGCTACTCGTGCGCTTTTGGCGAATTACTCACAAACACCAAGGCAAGGGATGACGCCCATGAGGACGCCTCAAAGAACTCCTGCTGGTAAAGGTGATGCTATTATGATGGAAGCAGAGAATCTGGCTAGATTGAGAGACTCTCAGACACCTTTGCTAGGAGGAGATAATCCTGAGTTGCACCCTTCTGACTTCACCGGGGTCACTCCTAGGAAGAAAGAGATTCAAACGCCTAATCCGATGCTGACTCCTTCAATGACTCCTTCGATGACTCCTGGTGGTGCCGGCCTTACTCCCAGACTTGGCTTGACGCCATCAAGGGATGGTTCTTCTTTCGCTATGACACCTAGAGGTACTCCCTTCAGGGATGAACTTCACATAAATGAAGACATGGACATGCACGAGAGCGCTAAACTTGAGGGGCAGAGACGAGAGGAAGCTAGAAGGAGCTTACGCACTGGACTTACTGGGCTTCCTCAGCCAAGGAACGAGTACCAGATAGTTGCACAACCTCCTCCAGAGGAAAGTGAAGAGCAAGAAGAGAAAATTGAGGAAGACATGTCAGACAAGATAGCTAGAGAAAAGGCTGAGGAGGAAGCGAGACAGCAGGCACTACTTAGGAAAAGGTCCAAGGTGTTGCAGAGAGATCTTCCTAGACCTCCAGCAGCTTCGTTAGAACTAATTAAGAACTCGTTGCTTTCAGCCAACGGAGACAAAAGTTCTGTTGTTCCTCCTACTCCAGAAGAGGTTGCAGATAAATTGGTTAGAAGGGAGCTTCTACAGTTGCTGGAGCATGATAATGCAAAGTATCCTCTTGATGGGAAAGCTGAGAAAAAGAAAGGAGCCAAGAACCGTGCTAACAGTTCTGGTTCTCAAGTTACTCCAATCGAAGATTTTGAGGAAAATGATCTCGAAGAG GCTGACAAAATGATAAAGGAGGAGGGGAAGTTTCTTTGCAAGGCAATGGGAAACGAGAACAAGACCCTTGAAGATTTCGTAAAAGCTCACGACGATTGCGTGAAGGATCTCATGTACTTCCCCACACGAAATGCTTACGGGCCCTCAAGTGTTGCTGTGAAGGCAGAGAAAGTTGCAGCTTTGCAAGTGGAGATGGAGAATGCGAGAAAAAAGATGGAGGAAGATGAGAAGAAGGCAGAACATATGAAGGCTAAGTATAAAACTTACACAAAGGGTCATGAG AAACGGGCAGAGACCGTGTGGAGCCAAATAGAGGCGAGTTTGAAGCAGATTGAGATTGGTGGAACAGAAGTGGAGTGCTTTAAAGCATTGAAGAGGCAAGAAGAGATGGCTGCGTCTTTCAGGAAGAAGAATCTGGAGGAAGAAGTGGTCAAGCAAAAGGAGACGGAGAGGAAACTGCAAGCGAGCTATGGAGAACTGTTGTCAACGCTTGAAAAAGCAGAGGAGATAATGGTCGGGTTCCGAGTACAAGCATTGAAACAAGCGGACGTTGAAGATTCTCACAATCTGAAAGAAGCTAAGCTAGCCACTGGAGAGGAAGAGGACGTTGCCATATCCACGGAAGCTTCTTCTTAA